Proteins encoded within one genomic window of Polynucleobacter duraquae:
- the ccoS gene encoding cbb3-type cytochrome oxidase assembly protein CcoS: protein MESLFLLIPISLILIGLLAWIFFWSVKAGQFDDLEGPGEAILMDDDTPQSKSMNDAYKK, encoded by the coding sequence ATGGAAAGTCTATTTCTTTTAATTCCTATTTCACTGATCTTAATTGGTCTTTTGGCCTGGATTTTCTTTTGGTCTGTGAAAGCCGGTCAATTTGATGATCTAGAGGGTCCAGGGGAGGCTATTTTGATGGATGACGACACGCCTCAATCTAAAAGTATGAATGATGCTTATAAAAAATAA